The Xylanibacillus composti genome window below encodes:
- a CDS encoding Ldh family oxidoreductase: MTQKFHYQRLEHFCARMFERAGVPMEEAKLVAESLVQADLRGVDSHGVVRADIYLRRLEAGMVQTGGIMPYTEDGAIRILDGANHFGAVVGCKALAMAMETSRKYGCGVVGVKGSNHFGTCAYYLLKAVRQNQIMLILSNASQTMPPTGGIRPFIGTNPFSVGVPAGTHPPFILDMATSVVARGKIISAAQKGEPIPAGWAIDKYGNPTTDAHAALEGSVLPLGGAKGYAISMFIDIMSGVLTGAGFGRYVNNMYENWEDPQNVGHFFIALDIPRFMPLERFKARMDLYLDEMKAEPTAPGVPEILIPGELEHRCTLARMREGIALPAKVEDELRVWGERFDLNLSDAIIE, encoded by the coding sequence GTCATTGGTCCAAGCTGATCTAAGAGGCGTCGATTCACACGGTGTCGTACGTGCAGACATTTATTTGCGCAGATTGGAAGCGGGAATGGTCCAGACCGGCGGAATCATGCCCTATACAGAAGATGGCGCGATTCGGATACTGGACGGCGCAAATCATTTTGGCGCTGTAGTTGGCTGCAAGGCATTGGCTATGGCCATGGAAACTTCCCGGAAATATGGCTGCGGCGTGGTAGGAGTCAAAGGCTCGAATCACTTCGGAACTTGCGCGTATTATTTGTTGAAAGCGGTGCGGCAGAACCAAATCATGCTGATCCTGTCCAACGCTTCCCAGACGATGCCGCCTACAGGAGGAATCCGTCCATTTATCGGGACGAATCCTTTCTCCGTAGGCGTGCCGGCCGGCACGCATCCGCCTTTTATTCTGGATATGGCAACCAGCGTTGTGGCCCGCGGAAAGATTATTTCTGCTGCTCAGAAAGGAGAACCCATTCCCGCTGGATGGGCTATAGATAAATATGGAAATCCGACGACGGACGCGCATGCGGCTTTGGAGGGCTCCGTGCTGCCGCTGGGCGGAGCGAAGGGGTATGCCATTTCCATGTTTATCGATATTATGAGCGGAGTCCTAACAGGTGCCGGTTTCGGGAGATACGTGAACAACATGTATGAAAATTGGGAAGACCCGCAAAATGTCGGCCATTTCTTCATCGCGCTGGATATCCCCAGATTCATGCCGCTTGAACGGTTCAAAGCGCGTATGGATTTGTATCTGGATGAAATGAAAGCAGAACCGACCGCTCCGGGAGTTCCGGAGATTTTGATTCCAGGAGAGTTGGAGCATCGCTGCACATTAGCCCGCATGCGCGAGGGTATTGCTTTGCCGGCAAAGGTCGAGGATGAACTGAGAGTCTGGGGAGAACGGTTTGACCTGAACTTGTCCGATGCGATCATTGAATGA